In one Actinomycetota bacterium genomic region, the following are encoded:
- a CDS encoding (2Fe-2S)-binding protein: MRVRGHPVLGEPPRGREVTIYLDGRPLSAREGEPVAAALFASGIRIAHYTGSGEPRGPFCMIGRCTECRMLLEGRGMVLTCLTPVEEGMRLRTPGGGKA, encoded by the coding sequence ATGCGGGTGCGCGGACACCCGGTGCTCGGCGAACCCCCGCGCGGGAGGGAGGTCACCATCTACCTGGACGGCAGACCCCTGAGCGCGCGGGAAGGAGAACCCGTGGCCGCGGCCCTCTTCGCTTCCGGTATCCGCATCGCCCATTACACGGGTAGCGGGGAACCCCGGGGGCCCTTCTGCATGATCGGCAGGTGCACGGAGTGCCGGATGCTGTTGGAAGGCAGGGGGATGGTCCTGACTTGCCTCACCCCGGTCGAGGAGGGGATGCGCCTGCGCACACCGGGAGGGGGAAAGGCATGA
- a CDS encoding MerR family transcriptional regulator: MAKATGVSTSAINYYVRMGLLPPPLKTHRNMAYYHPSYVQMINYIKRLQLQKHLPLERIKEIMAAKMEIWREIDRGLEAAEGAAEAPSESAKKVGVREKIMEAGVRLFSRKGYHFTTEKDIVNAAGVSMGEFYELYSGKEDLLMDLAEEGVRVFRARVAREIASVDDMLERIKIAIPVAFKLIVENREIYNLYLEGAVTGDLSFDRKLSQMTMTIAEDLRATIARGIRDGTIRKVNPAIAASAIMGQLVRLANFWMEDPLKHDIDEITQESIEFVTRALKPD; encoded by the coding sequence GTGGCCAAGGCAACCGGTGTCTCCACCTCGGCCATCAACTACTACGTGCGCATGGGCTTGCTTCCACCTCCACTGAAGACCCATCGCAACATGGCCTATTACCACCCCTCCTACGTGCAGATGATCAACTATATCAAGCGGCTGCAGCTCCAGAAGCACCTGCCCCTGGAGAGGATAAAGGAGATCATGGCCGCCAAGATGGAGATATGGAGGGAGATAGACCGCGGCCTGGAAGCAGCGGAAGGGGCGGCTGAGGCTCCCTCCGAGTCCGCGAAAAAGGTCGGGGTCAGGGAGAAGATCATGGAGGCGGGGGTGAGGCTCTTCTCCCGCAAGGGGTATCATTTCACCACCGAGAAGGACATAGTGAACGCTGCCGGCGTTTCCATGGGCGAGTTCTACGAGCTCTACTCCGGCAAGGAGGATCTCCTCATGGACCTGGCCGAGGAGGGGGTCCGCGTGTTCCGGGCACGGGTGGCCAGGGAGATAGCCTCCGTGGACGACATGCTGGAGAGGATCAAGATCGCCATTCCGGTGGCCTTCAAGCTTATCGTGGAGAACCGGGAGATATACAACTTATACCTGGAGGGAGCGGTCACCGGCGACCTTTCTTTCGACCGCAAGCTTTCCCAGATGACCATGACCATCGCCGAGGACCTGCGAGCCACCATCGCCCGCGGGATACGCGATGGCACCATCCGCAAGGTCAACCCGGCCATAGCCGCCAGCGCCATCATGGGCCAGCTGGTACGCCTGGCCAACTTCTGGATGGAGGATCCCCTGAAACACGACATAGACGAGATTACCCAGGAATCCATCGAGTTCGTGACCCGGGCCCTGAAGCCCGATTGA
- a CDS encoding DUF1015 domain-containing protein, producing MVEIRPFRGTLYNPLVVEDVSRVVAPPYDVIDDRRREQLLSRSPYNIVRLILQVEPGESRFWNRSAALFRAWKMGEVLVPDSEPGFYVHRQTFSSPLGGTLSRTGLIAALRCQPPGTSVLPHEKTFHNVRRERLHLLRSCRANFSQVFTIFRDPGEEVLSLLEEATASSPLLEFLDDEGVEHRLWRLDSSEGVKALVRAVSGRRLIIADGHHRYETALAYSQETGADADPHEAAGYVSVTMVRTEDPGLLVLPVHRVLESPFFGLREVEERLSPFFDAFPLPGDAGRREGSLAETIRGAGRPAFLLATREGLMRFILRPGVEPHRVIPGGESRQWKELDISVLHALALGQCLGLDTDKLAEEGKLRYTPWESRALDAVVKGEAAAAFLVRPTCMEDIWRIAEGGERMPHKSSYFHPKLPSGLVIFDHQTAFR from the coding sequence GTGGTGGAGATAAGGCCCTTCCGGGGGACCTTATATAATCCCCTGGTGGTGGAGGACGTGTCCCGGGTGGTGGCGCCACCTTACGACGTCATCGATGACCGGCGTAGGGAACAGCTCCTGTCGCGTTCCCCCTACAACATAGTGCGCCTCATACTCCAGGTGGAACCCGGGGAATCCCGCTTCTGGAACCGCTCCGCCGCCCTGTTCCGGGCCTGGAAGATGGGAGAGGTCCTGGTTCCGGATAGCGAACCCGGCTTTTACGTCCACCGCCAGACCTTCTCCTCGCCCCTGGGGGGGACCCTGTCCCGCACCGGCCTGATAGCCGCCCTGCGCTGCCAGCCCCCGGGGACCTCGGTTCTGCCCCACGAAAAAACCTTCCACAACGTCCGCCGGGAGAGGCTGCACCTGCTGCGGTCCTGTCGGGCCAATTTCAGCCAGGTGTTCACCATCTTCCGGGACCCCGGGGAGGAGGTGCTGTCCCTGCTCGAGGAGGCCACCGCGAGTTCTCCCCTCCTCGAGTTCCTGGACGACGAGGGAGTGGAGCACCGCCTGTGGAGGCTGGATTCCTCGGAGGGAGTGAAGGCCCTCGTCCGGGCCGTGTCCGGCCGTCGGCTGATCATCGCCGACGGGCACCACCGTTACGAGACGGCGCTGGCCTACAGCCAGGAGACCGGCGCCGACGCCGATCCCCATGAGGCGGCGGGTTACGTGTCCGTGACCATGGTGAGGACGGAGGACCCGGGACTCCTAGTCCTTCCCGTGCACCGCGTGCTGGAATCACCCTTTTTCGGACTGCGGGAGGTAGAGGAGAGGCTGTCCCCGTTCTTCGACGCTTTCCCCCTGCCTGGGGACGCGGGCCGGAGGGAGGGTTCCCTGGCGGAGACCATCCGGGGGGCGGGGAGGCCGGCTTTCCTCCTGGCCACCAGGGAGGGGTTGATGCGGTTCATCCTTCGGCCGGGAGTGGAGCCCCACAGGGTGATTCCGGGTGGAGAGAGCCGACAGTGGAAGGAGCTGGATATCTCCGTCCTTCACGCGCTGGCCCTCGGGCAATGCCTGGGGCTGGATACGGATAAGCTGGCCGAGGAGGGCAAGCTGCGTTACACGCCCTGGGAGAGCCGGGCCCTGGACGCGGTGGTGAAGGGAGAAGCCGCGGCCGCCTTCCTGGTGAGGCCGACGTGTATGGAGGACATCTGGAGGATCGCCGAGGGCGGTGAGAGGATGCCCCACAAGAGTTCCTATTTCCATCCCAAGCTTCCCAGCGGCCTAGTCATCTTCGATCACCAGACGGCCTTCCGCTGA
- a CDS encoding MerR family transcriptional regulator codes for MIFSAEQAACISGCTMRQLRYWRDTGLIEPAVPPGRHGGREGYDFRNLVELRTVVGMLKRGISLQKIRKTLDFLRQKADCSRPLSECKLITDGSTIFEICERPQQLLDTLRKGQIAFYIALDGIMEELENRLVEFKRDREEFMRRLLA; via the coding sequence ATGATCTTCAGCGCGGAACAAGCGGCCTGCATCTCCGGTTGCACGATGCGCCAGCTTCGCTACTGGCGGGACACGGGGCTCATCGAGCCGGCCGTGCCGCCCGGAAGGCACGGGGGTCGGGAGGGATACGACTTCCGCAACCTGGTGGAGCTGCGAACCGTCGTGGGCATGCTCAAGCGTGGGATAAGCCTCCAGAAAATACGCAAGACCCTGGACTTCCTGCGCCAGAAGGCGGATTGTTCCCGTCCCCTTTCCGAGTGCAAGCTGATAACCGACGGGTCCACCATCTTCGAGATCTGCGAGCGGCCGCAGCAGCTCCTGGACACCTTGCGTAAGGGCCAGATAGCCTTCTATATCGCCCTGGACGGCATCATGGAGGAGCTGGAGAACCGCCTGGTGGAATTCAAACGGGACCGCGAGGAGTTCATGCGCCGGCTGTTGGCCTGA
- a CDS encoding TIGR04190 family B12-binding domain/radical SAM domain protein: MVFAKPELVLLHPPSVYDFRKLTAVPSPISDLVPSTPAFELYPIGFTFLGEYLERNGINTRIVNLAQRMLEDEGFDVPSFLSRLRPRAFGLDFHWLTHAQGVLEVSRMLKEIHPDIPIIVGGYSATFFHREIMKYPQIDYVIRGDSTEEPLLKTMEALRGTGSLDEVPNLTYRGQDGSIRENPLSYVPASLEYLGDNYRYAIRSVFKYRDWKSPRAFWNWWSYPITMVLTCRGCTRDCGFCGGSSSALLEVCGRRQPAFRPPEKIAYDVNLISKFTTAPIFLVGDLLQGGKDFAMKTIELMSQADPKNHLVFELFSPAPREFFDRLGSSFDNFDLQISPESHDPEIRELLGKNYDNEELERNIGWALEAGCKKLDVFFMIGLPGQTRESVLETVEYCAYLLRKFGPRLNPFVGPLAPFIDPGCPFYRQPEKYGIRLVHRTLEDYAQATLSPHWRDMLGYETRWMSRQDIVDVTYEALLELNALKFKNGLLSSQRAALNERRLRDTVSLLKLVDDILALPDAGMRRRELEKLDEECRRLRRRLYLPKEELMWPLTGARFRKLNILRILMGWI; encoded by the coding sequence ATGGTTTTCGCCAAACCGGAGCTGGTTTTACTGCACCCGCCCAGCGTCTACGACTTCCGGAAACTTACCGCGGTACCCAGTCCCATAAGCGACCTGGTCCCGAGCACGCCCGCCTTCGAGCTCTACCCCATCGGGTTCACCTTCCTGGGCGAATACCTGGAGCGCAACGGCATCAACACCCGCATCGTTAACCTGGCACAGCGCATGCTGGAAGACGAGGGTTTCGACGTCCCCTCCTTCCTCTCCAGGCTGCGCCCCAGGGCCTTCGGCCTGGACTTCCACTGGCTGACCCACGCCCAGGGGGTCCTCGAAGTCTCCCGCATGCTCAAGGAGATCCACCCGGACATCCCGATCATCGTGGGAGGATACTCGGCCACCTTCTTCCACCGGGAAATCATGAAATACCCCCAGATCGATTATGTGATCCGGGGCGATTCAACCGAGGAGCCCCTCCTCAAGACCATGGAAGCCCTGCGCGGGACGGGCTCCCTGGATGAAGTACCCAACCTGACCTACCGCGGACAGGATGGGTCGATAAGGGAGAATCCTCTTTCCTACGTACCGGCCAGCCTGGAATACCTGGGGGACAACTACCGTTACGCCATCCGTTCCGTTTTCAAGTACCGGGACTGGAAAAGTCCGCGGGCCTTCTGGAACTGGTGGAGTTATCCAATCACCATGGTCCTCACCTGCCGCGGATGCACCCGGGACTGTGGGTTCTGCGGGGGATCGAGCAGCGCCCTCCTGGAGGTCTGTGGACGCCGGCAGCCCGCTTTCAGGCCCCCGGAGAAGATAGCCTACGACGTGAACCTCATATCCAAGTTCACCACGGCGCCCATCTTCCTGGTGGGAGACCTCCTGCAAGGCGGGAAGGACTTCGCCATGAAGACCATCGAGCTCATGAGCCAGGCGGACCCCAAGAACCACCTGGTCTTCGAGCTCTTCTCCCCCGCCCCCAGGGAATTCTTCGACCGGTTGGGCTCCAGCTTCGACAACTTCGACCTCCAGATCTCCCCGGAGTCGCACGACCCCGAGATCCGCGAGCTCCTGGGAAAGAACTACGACAACGAGGAGCTAGAGAGGAATATAGGATGGGCTCTGGAAGCGGGCTGCAAGAAGCTGGACGTCTTCTTCATGATCGGGCTCCCTGGGCAGACCAGGGAGTCGGTGCTGGAGACGGTCGAGTATTGCGCCTACCTGCTGCGCAAGTTCGGCCCCCGCCTCAACCCCTTCGTGGGGCCCCTGGCCCCCTTCATCGACCCCGGGTGCCCCTTCTACCGCCAGCCAGAGAAATACGGCATACGCCTCGTACACCGCACCCTCGAGGATTACGCCCAGGCGACCCTCTCCCCCCACTGGAGGGACATGCTGGGCTACGAGACGCGGTGGATGAGCCGCCAGGACATCGTGGACGTGACCTATGAGGCCCTTCTCGAGCTCAACGCCTTGAAGTTCAAGAACGGTCTCCTCTCCTCCCAGCGGGCGGCCCTCAACGAGCGGCGACTGCGGGACACGGTCTCCCTGCTGAAACTGGTGGACGACATCCTTGCCCTGCCCGACGCCGGGATGCGGCGGAGGGAACTGGAGAAGCTGGACGAGGAATGCAGGCGCCTCAGGCGCCGCCTTTACCTCCCCAAGGAGGAACTGATGTGGCCCCTCACCGGGGCCCGTTTCCGCAAGCTGAACATCCTGCGCATTCTCATGGGATGGATCTGA
- a CDS encoding zinc ribbon domain-containing protein: MPVYEYRCDSCGHSFDLIQPMDAERTTDCEKCGAPARRVFSPRIAIRYEGWGFNATDKLLPESSRVKRDFKQLREKAEQIMDEDFTP; encoded by the coding sequence TTGCCGGTCTACGAGTACAGGTGCGACTCCTGCGGCCATTCCTTCGACCTCATCCAGCCCATGGACGCGGAGAGGACGACGGACTGTGAGAAGTGCGGAGCCCCGGCCAGGCGCGTGTTCAGCCCGCGCATCGCCATCCGCTACGAGGGCTGGGGGTTCAACGCCACCGACAAGCTCCTGCCCGAGAGCAGCCGGGTGAAGCGGGACTTCAAGCAGTTGCGCGAGAAGGCGGAGCAGATCATGGACGAGGACTTCACCCCCTGA
- a CDS encoding enoyl-CoA hydratase-related protein produces the protein MSYETLRLEKEDGVAVLTLNRPEVHNAMNHTMFLELGAAARELQEDPEVRAVVLTGAGKSFSSGLDLGSFAGLGQLTALQIHTFLKGVQGTYLAYEMMNKPVIAAVNGLAFGGAMELMLACDIRFAAEEARFNLMEIKFGIIPDLGACKRLARLVGLGHAKEIIFTGKTIDAAEAHRLGMVEHVLPADQVLPEARKLAAELAAGPILGIAMAKQVINRCWDSDPETALEFEALAQTLCLISEDHKEAVKAALENRKPRFRGN, from the coding sequence ATGAGTTACGAGACCTTGCGCCTGGAGAAGGAGGACGGGGTGGCCGTGCTCACCCTCAACCGTCCCGAGGTGCACAACGCCATGAACCACACCATGTTCCTGGAGCTGGGGGCGGCGGCTAGGGAGCTCCAGGAGGATCCCGAGGTGCGGGCCGTGGTCCTCACCGGGGCCGGGAAGTCCTTCTCCAGCGGGCTGGACCTGGGAAGCTTCGCGGGCCTGGGTCAGCTGACCGCTCTGCAGATCCACACCTTTCTCAAGGGCGTGCAGGGGACCTACCTGGCCTACGAGATGATGAACAAGCCGGTGATCGCGGCGGTCAACGGCCTGGCCTTCGGAGGGGCCATGGAGCTCATGCTAGCCTGCGACATTCGTTTCGCCGCCGAGGAGGCACGCTTCAACCTCATGGAGATAAAGTTCGGCATCATCCCCGACCTGGGGGCCTGCAAGCGCCTGGCCAGGCTGGTGGGACTGGGTCACGCCAAGGAGATCATCTTTACGGGGAAGACCATCGACGCCGCGGAGGCCCACCGCCTGGGGATGGTGGAACATGTACTCCCCGCCGACCAGGTCCTCCCCGAGGCCAGGAAGCTGGCCGCCGAGCTGGCCGCCGGACCCATCCTGGGCATCGCCATGGCTAAGCAGGTCATCAACCGCTGCTGGGACTCCGACCCGGAGACGGCCCTGGAATTCGAGGCCCTCGCCCAGACCCTGTGCCTGATCTCCGAGGATCACAAGGAGGCGGTAAAGGCGGCGCTGGAGAACCGCAAGCCCCGCTTTCGGGGAAACTGA
- a CDS encoding tetratricopeptide repeat protein, with product MYRAYRMEPVDMKVALFQFAVNAAGKIPAVMENLLGVFLINALNKAANLEVIDLTPPPREGEILSLAGLPEVDEIREAAEKVGARWALWGSLRFGPPDSPLVREMAVELRVGCVEGDHAPARLDFQFRGLQGDVRTAHLSVDVGALEDLVEEMTLALADEMDLDRDSLRLSRIGEGLSLSDRAMVYFVYALRILSDPEAKLKLYRKAVSADPSFAQAYINAGQLLLGLGRYGEAMRLLLRAESRLKGSEAEPDVLNLLGVSAINMGMWEEAVGIWRRSLELRPRSVETLCNLAQALAMRGMNREAEEHYRRALDADPESPLPWLSLGRLLVQEGNHQEAEKAVRRYIELCPGDPWAYYLLGVCQMEAGNREEARFSLAKALQLDPKGRVGELARRRLED from the coding sequence ATGTACAGAGCGTACAGGATGGAGCCTGTGGATATGAAAGTGGCCCTCTTCCAGTTCGCGGTAAATGCCGCCGGGAAAATCCCCGCGGTCATGGAAAACCTGCTGGGCGTCTTTCTGATCAACGCCCTGAACAAGGCCGCAAACCTTGAGGTCATCGACCTTACCCCCCCGCCCCGGGAAGGAGAGATCCTCTCCCTGGCCGGGTTGCCGGAGGTGGACGAGATACGTGAAGCGGCAGAAAAGGTGGGAGCGCGGTGGGCCCTGTGGGGGTCCCTCCGTTTCGGTCCACCGGACAGTCCGCTGGTGAGGGAGATGGCCGTGGAACTGCGGGTGGGATGCGTGGAGGGGGATCACGCTCCCGCGCGGCTAGACTTCCAGTTCCGGGGCCTGCAGGGCGACGTGCGGACCGCGCACCTCAGCGTGGACGTGGGCGCCCTGGAGGACCTGGTGGAGGAGATGACCTTGGCCCTGGCGGACGAGATGGACTTGGACCGGGATAGTCTCCGGCTCAGCCGCATAGGGGAGGGGCTCTCCCTGTCCGACCGGGCCATGGTCTACTTCGTCTACGCCCTGCGCATCCTTTCCGACCCGGAGGCCAAGTTGAAGCTCTACCGCAAAGCGGTATCCGCGGACCCCTCCTTCGCCCAGGCCTACATCAACGCCGGGCAGCTCCTCCTGGGGCTCGGGAGGTACGGGGAGGCCATGCGCCTCCTGCTCCGGGCCGAGTCCCGCCTCAAGGGATCGGAAGCGGAACCGGACGTCCTGAACCTCCTGGGGGTCTCGGCCATCAACATGGGCATGTGGGAGGAGGCGGTGGGGATATGGAGGCGATCTCTTGAGCTACGTCCCCGGAGCGTGGAGACCCTGTGCAACCTGGCCCAGGCCCTGGCCATGCGGGGGATGAACCGCGAGGCGGAGGAGCATTACCGCCGGGCCCTGGATGCCGACCCGGAGTCCCCTCTGCCCTGGTTGTCGCTGGGAAGGCTCCTGGTGCAGGAGGGAAATCACCAGGAGGCGGAAAAGGCCGTCAGGCGCTATATCGAGCTGTGTCCGGGTGACCCCTGGGCCTATTACCTGCTGGGGGTGTGCCAGATGGAGGCGGGGAACCGGGAGGAAGCCCGCTTTTCCCTGGCCAAGGCCCTTCAGCTGGACCCGAAAGGGAGGGTGGGAGAGCTGGCCCGCCGTAGGCTGGAAGATTGA
- a CDS encoding DUF2892 domain-containing protein yields MERNVGTLDRIGRALLAAALLALAWKKEGKLGVVAACNAGMLLSSAASGYCPLYKPFNFSTVGKPF; encoded by the coding sequence ATGGAACGGAACGTGGGAACCCTGGACAGGATAGGTCGCGCTCTACTGGCTGCCGCCTTGCTGGCCCTGGCCTGGAAAAAGGAGGGTAAGCTGGGCGTAGTGGCCGCGTGCAACGCGGGAATGCTCCTCTCCTCCGCGGCGTCCGGGTATTGCCCGCTTTACAAGCCTTTCAATTTCAGCACGGTGGGCAAGCCCTTCTGA
- the tyrS gene encoding tyrosine--tRNA ligase, giving the protein MALVRNLDYQMQVILSGAVDCLPEGDLQAKVERSIAEDRPLRVKFGVDPTRPDLHLGHAVPLRKLRQFQDLGHTAILLIGDFTARVGDPSERDVTRPQLSAEEVRANAETYAQQAFRILDRERTVLEYNSRWLAPLTFEELLRLTSHFTVARLLERDDFARRYADNVSIGLHEFLYPVMQAYDSVALRADVEIGGTDQIFNLLAGRELQRALGQEPQSVLTLPILVGLDGEKKMSKSLGNHVGLTDPPEEMFGKLMSLDDRLMPDYFRLTTALEPAELESLLRDLESGALHPARAKRRLAREVVRLYWGEEAAAAAERAFDRVFVNRELPEEIPEVSLKEEELREGRIWLPRLLVLAGLAASTSEGRRLIAQGGVKLDGREVLDQEYEVPAEALDGLVIQKGKRHFRRIRR; this is encoded by the coding sequence ATGGCTCTGGTGAGGAACCTTGATTACCAGATGCAGGTCATCCTCTCCGGCGCGGTGGACTGCCTGCCAGAGGGTGACCTGCAGGCCAAGGTGGAGCGTTCCATCGCCGAGGACCGCCCCCTGAGGGTGAAGTTCGGGGTGGACCCCACCCGCCCGGACTTGCACCTGGGACATGCCGTTCCCCTGCGCAAGCTGCGCCAGTTCCAGGACCTGGGCCATACCGCCATACTCCTCATCGGGGATTTTACGGCCAGGGTGGGGGACCCCTCGGAGCGCGACGTGACCCGTCCGCAGCTTTCGGCGGAGGAGGTGCGGGCCAACGCCGAGACCTACGCCCAGCAGGCCTTCCGCATCCTGGACCGGGAACGCACGGTGCTCGAGTACAACAGCCGCTGGCTGGCCCCCCTCACCTTCGAGGAGCTGCTGCGCCTCACCTCCCATTTCACCGTGGCCCGCCTCCTGGAGAGGGACGACTTCGCCAGGCGCTATGCCGACAACGTCTCCATCGGGCTGCACGAGTTTCTCTACCCGGTGATGCAGGCCTACGATTCCGTGGCCCTCCGGGCGGACGTGGAGATAGGGGGTACCGACCAGATATTCAACCTCTTGGCGGGCAGAGAACTGCAGAGGGCGCTGGGGCAGGAGCCGCAGAGCGTGCTCACCCTTCCCATCCTGGTGGGCCTGGACGGGGAGAAAAAGATGTCCAAGAGCCTGGGCAACCACGTGGGTCTCACCGATCCACCCGAGGAGATGTTCGGCAAGCTGATGTCACTGGACGACCGGCTGATGCCCGACTATTTCCGGCTCACCACCGCCCTGGAGCCTGCCGAGTTGGAATCCCTTCTCCGCGACCTGGAGTCGGGAGCCCTCCACCCCGCCCGGGCCAAGAGACGACTGGCCCGTGAGGTGGTGAGGCTGTACTGGGGGGAGGAAGCCGCCGCCGCCGCGGAGCGGGCTTTCGACCGCGTCTTCGTGAACCGGGAACTGCCCGAGGAAATACCTGAGGTGTCCCTCAAAGAGGAGGAGCTGCGGGAGGGTCGCATCTGGCTTCCCCGTCTCCTGGTGCTGGCCGGCCTGGCCGCTTCCACCAGCGAAGGGAGGAGGCTCATCGCCCAGGGGGGCGTGAAGCTGGATGGCCGGGAGGTCCTGGACCAGGAATACGAGGTCCCGGCCGAAGCACTGGACGGCCTGGTCATCCAGAAGGGCAAGCGCCATTTTCGCAGGATAAGAAGGTAA